One window of the Rosa rugosa chromosome 3, drRosRugo1.1, whole genome shotgun sequence genome contains the following:
- the LOC133737311 gene encoding proline-rich receptor-like protein kinase PERK13, translated as MPIGPLSGPPPAQSTLALVDLPDWAKEIDSVDATEEGYDAWWAEVSVNCWRQQHDEVFAAIFGELRYPYAVDVDQLARIPEDAAQAPPPAAEPGSAPLSGSHAANASQAAGQSGKQKAVMIEPEDKESSSDNDDMQTVRHRSSRHAEEGSSTVGEGTSASQAPAPTVVNHSPPPAGTVDNAQLASIPVQIIDDSSPEAENRVLLLDAPREEPSDVPVLEQIAPDSIPVPSEASPETMLAIIVYEPPIEEVPNVVGTGDDVVGAVEAEAAEPIPNVVDQELPPPAPQVAEAEELEDLPEPAPEVPEPVPEVPVAEPPTPSTLESENITTAHRTVEATEIGAINTCTLER; from the exons ATGCC AATTGGGCCcctttctgggcctccgccagcacaaagcacgCTCGCGCTGGTTGATCTTCCTGACTGGGCCAAAGAGATCGACTCTGTGGACGCGACTGAGGAAGGATATGATGCATGGTGGGCagaagtctctgttaactgctggcggCAACAGCATGATGAGGTATTCGCTGCCATCTTCGGGGAACTGCGATATCCCTACGCCGTCGACGTTGATCAACTTGCTCGCATCCCTGAAGACGCTGCACAagctcctcctcctgctgctgaaccg GGGAGCGCGCCACTTTCTGGCAGTCACGCAGCCAACGCTTCCCAAGCCGCTGGCCAGTCTGGGAAGCAAAAGGCAGTAATGATAGAGCCTGAGGACAAAGAATCCTCCTCTGATAATGATGACATGCAAACG GTTCGCCACAGGTCCTCGAGACATgctgaagaaggatcttcaactgttggtgaaggcacatctgcttcccaagcTCCAGCGCCAACTGTTGTGAACCACTCTCCACCTCCTGCGGGCACTGTAGATAATGCACAATTGGCCTCGATAccagtgcagatcatagatgacagctcgccGGAGGCTGAAAATAGAGTACTGCTACTGGACGCACCTCGCGAGGAACCAAGCGACGTTCCTGTCCTGGAACAGATAGCGCCTGACTCAATTCCTGTTCCCAGCGAAGCTAGCCCAGAGACAATGCTCGCGATCATTGTGTATGAGCCCCCAATCGAAGAG GTTCCAAACGTCGTTGGAACTGGGGACGATGTAGTCGGAGCAGTAGAAGCAGAAGCTGCTGAGCCTATTCCTAACGTGGTTGATCAGGAACTTCctccccctgccccccaagtcgCTGAAGCTGAAGAATTGGAAGACCTTCCTGAACCAGCGCCGGAGGTACCTGAACCAGTGCCAGAAGTACCTGTCGCTGAGCCTCCTACTCCCTCTACTttggaaag TGAGAATATCACAACTGCCCATCGTACGGTTGAGGCCACTGAGATTGGCgctataaatacctgcactctgGAGAGATGA